The following coding sequences are from one Pyxidicoccus xibeiensis window:
- a CDS encoding Lnb N-terminal periplasmic domain-containing protein has product MRLLSHLATGLVLLLGTAWIALALSLTGAGAEGSHPVRALLALVLAGAAVVVWRKGSRRGAVAVVVAGCAAVFGWMQTVKPSGERDWAPDLARAARAEVDGPRVTIHDVRDFRYRSTTDWDASWYSATYDTRELTGAWFIVEPFSGFYGAAHTMVSFGFSDGRYVVFSVEVRREKGETFSAVGGLFRQFELIYVVGDERDLVQLRSNHRKDDVYLYPVDASKERIVSFFLDMVARMNALHARPEFYDTLTSNCTTNLVRHVEKVSDVDVPYDHRTLLPAYSDALAYELGLIEKDAPLEVVRARHHINARALAAEGRPDFSRAIRGLAATADSAP; this is encoded by the coding sequence ATGCGCCTGCTCTCCCATCTCGCCACCGGCCTCGTGCTCCTGCTGGGGACCGCCTGGATCGCGCTCGCCCTCTCACTGACGGGCGCGGGCGCGGAAGGGTCGCACCCGGTGCGGGCGCTGCTGGCGCTGGTGCTGGCCGGCGCGGCGGTGGTGGTGTGGCGCAAGGGCTCGCGGCGCGGAGCGGTGGCGGTGGTGGTGGCGGGCTGCGCGGCGGTGTTCGGGTGGATGCAGACGGTGAAGCCTTCGGGTGAGCGCGACTGGGCGCCGGACCTGGCGCGCGCGGCGCGGGCGGAGGTGGACGGCCCTCGCGTGACGATTCACGACGTGCGCGACTTCCGCTACCGCAGCACCACGGACTGGGACGCGTCCTGGTACTCGGCGACGTACGACACGCGCGAGCTGACGGGCGCGTGGTTCATCGTGGAGCCGTTCTCCGGCTTCTATGGCGCGGCGCACACCATGGTGAGCTTCGGCTTCTCGGACGGGCGCTATGTCGTCTTCTCCGTGGAGGTGCGGCGCGAGAAGGGGGAGACGTTCTCCGCCGTGGGTGGCCTGTTCCGCCAGTTCGAGCTCATCTACGTCGTGGGCGACGAGCGCGACCTGGTGCAGCTGCGCTCCAACCACCGCAAGGACGACGTCTACCTGTACCCGGTGGACGCGTCGAAGGAGCGCATCGTCTCCTTCTTCCTGGACATGGTGGCGCGGATGAACGCGCTGCACGCGCGGCCGGAGTTCTACGACACGCTCACCAGCAACTGCACCACCAACCTGGTGCGCCACGTCGAGAAGGTGAGCGACGTGGACGTGCCGTACGACCACCGGACGCTGCTGCCGGCCTACTCGGATGCGCTGGCGTACGAGCTGGGTCTCATCGAGAAGGACGCGCCGCTGGAGGTCGTCCGCGCGAGGCACCACATCAACGCGCGCGCGCTTGCAGCGGAGGGCCGGCCGGACTTCTCCCGGGCCATCCGCGGGCTCGCGGCCACGGCGGACTCAGCCCCCTGA
- a CDS encoding cyclic peptide export ABC transporter, with amino-acid sequence MTLLALLFRKSKLPIITSLLLGLLAGGCGAALIAITNEAITSSSPEEAFRLLPKFAAMAVAVLVTRLLSQIQLNVLQQRVVQDLRMELCERILRAPLRKMEEAGPHRILSSLTDDILVISTSISLAPYVLISVATIAGCLAYLAYLSGPVLALMLGVLALVGVTVVLPMRKAFGQLERRREQNDQLFAGFRTLIEGTKELRLHHARRTAFMGTELRPTAEAVSESMISSNNLFILSANWGNFMIVAVIGAVLFGVPRFFDVDMATLVGYTLVVLYVQQPLDGLATQIPHLARSQVAIRKLEKLGLSLEDAREIVPENVPANPTFETLELAGITHSYYREHEDGHFTLGPIDLTLRRGELVFLVGGNGSGKTTLAKLFTGLYVPEAGEIRVDGVPVVNETRAAYRQLFTAVFYDFHLFDRLLGLGRPELLERARTYLAKLHLDRKVRLEGDRLSTTKLSQGQRKRLALLTAYLEDRPVYIFDEWAADQDPVFRELFYRELLPELRSRGKLVFVISHDDRYFGMADRVLKLEAGRLVATSMQPPVNTAASA; translated from the coding sequence TTGACCCTGCTCGCGCTGCTGTTCCGGAAGTCCAAGCTTCCCATCATCACCTCACTGCTGCTGGGCCTGCTCGCGGGTGGCTGCGGCGCGGCGCTCATCGCCATCACCAACGAGGCGATTACCTCCAGCAGCCCCGAGGAGGCCTTCCGGCTGCTCCCGAAGTTCGCGGCGATGGCGGTGGCCGTCCTGGTGACGCGGCTGCTGTCGCAGATCCAGCTCAACGTGCTGCAGCAGCGCGTGGTGCAGGACCTGCGGATGGAGCTGTGCGAGCGCATCCTCCGCGCGCCGCTGCGGAAGATGGAGGAGGCGGGCCCGCACCGCATCCTGTCGTCGCTCACCGACGACATCCTCGTCATCAGCACGTCCATCTCCCTGGCGCCCTACGTCCTCATCAGCGTGGCGACCATCGCCGGCTGCCTGGCGTACCTCGCGTACCTGTCCGGGCCCGTGCTGGCGCTGATGCTCGGCGTGCTGGCCCTGGTGGGCGTCACCGTGGTGCTGCCCATGCGCAAGGCCTTCGGCCAGCTCGAGCGGCGCCGCGAGCAGAACGACCAGCTCTTCGCCGGCTTCCGCACGCTCATCGAGGGGACGAAGGAGCTGAGGCTCCACCATGCCCGGAGGACGGCCTTCATGGGCACCGAGCTCAGGCCCACGGCCGAGGCCGTGTCCGAGTCGATGATCTCCTCCAACAACCTGTTCATCCTCAGCGCCAACTGGGGCAACTTCATGATCGTGGCCGTCATCGGCGCGGTCCTCTTCGGCGTGCCGCGCTTCTTCGACGTCGATATGGCCACGCTCGTCGGCTACACGCTGGTGGTGCTCTACGTCCAGCAGCCCCTGGACGGCCTGGCGACGCAGATTCCCCACCTCGCGCGCAGCCAGGTGGCCATCCGGAAGCTGGAGAAGCTCGGGCTCTCATTGGAGGACGCCCGGGAAATCGTCCCGGAGAACGTGCCCGCCAACCCCACCTTCGAGACCCTCGAGCTGGCCGGCATCACCCACAGCTACTACCGCGAGCACGAGGACGGCCACTTCACCCTCGGCCCGATAGACCTGACGCTGCGGCGGGGCGAGCTGGTCTTCCTGGTGGGCGGCAACGGCAGCGGGAAGACCACCCTGGCCAAGCTCTTCACCGGCCTCTACGTGCCCGAGGCCGGAGAGATTCGCGTGGACGGCGTGCCGGTGGTGAACGAGACGCGCGCCGCGTACCGGCAGCTCTTCACCGCCGTCTTCTACGACTTCCACCTCTTCGACCGGCTGCTGGGCCTGGGCCGCCCGGAGCTGCTGGAGCGCGCGCGCACGTACCTCGCCAAGCTCCACCTGGACCGCAAGGTGCGGCTCGAGGGCGACCGGCTCTCCACCACGAAGCTGTCCCAGGGGCAGCGCAAGCGGCTGGCCCTGCTGACCGCGTACCTGGAGGACCGGCCCGTCTACATCTTCGACGAGTGGGCCGCCGACCAGGACCCGGTGTTTCGTGAGCTCTTCTACCGGGAGCTGCTCCCTGAGCTGAGAAGCCGGGGAAAACTGGTATTTGTCATCAGCCATGATGACCGATACTTCGGGATGGCGGACCGGGTGCTGAAGCTCGAGGCAGGGCGGCTGGTGGCGACCTCGATGCAACCACCCGTAAACACTGCCGCTTCCGCCTGA